One Gloeothece verrucosa PCC 7822 DNA window includes the following coding sequences:
- the uvrB gene encoding excinuclease ABC subunit UvrB: MSPFYLQAPFQPTGDQPQAITQLIDSITRGNRFQTLLGATGTGKTFTIAATIEKIGRPTLVLAHNKTLAAQLCNELRQFFPDNAVEYFISYYDYYQPEAYIPVSDTYIEKTASINDEIDMLRHSATRSLFERRDVIVVASISCIYGLGMPSEYLKAAISLQVGEEINQRQLLRDLVSVQYSRNDLELQRGRFRLRGDVLELVPAYEDRIIRVEFFGDEIDAIRYLDPVTGQILHSLDRINVYPARHFVTPDDQLEAACQAIELELEERVEELEKQGKLLEAQRLGQRCRYDLELLREVGYCNGVENYSRHLAGRQAGEPPECLIDYFPKDWLLVIDESHVTVPQIRGMYNGDQSRKKVLIEHGFRLPSAADNRPLKAEEFWQKVNQCVFVSATPGDWEIEQSEGRVMEQIIRPTGVLDPEIFVRPTEGQVDDLLGEIKVRVKRNERVLITTLTKRMAEDLTEYFQERGIKVQYLHSEITSIERIEILQNLREGEFDVLIGVNLLREGLDLPEVSLVAILDADKEGFLRAERSLIQTIGRAARHIQGQAILYGDNLTDSMLKAMEETERRRNIQIAYNKRHGITPQPIIKRSSNAILSFLDISRRLNAQQLEQVYEQADELPLEKVPELIGQLEDKMKEAAKKLEFEEAAKYRDRIQHLREKLLGH, translated from the coding sequence ATGAGTCCTTTTTATCTGCAAGCACCTTTTCAACCCACAGGGGATCAACCCCAAGCGATCACTCAACTGATTGACTCTATCACAAGGGGAAACCGTTTTCAAACCCTCCTCGGTGCAACCGGCACCGGTAAAACCTTTACCATTGCTGCAACCATTGAAAAAATCGGCAGACCGACGCTAGTCTTGGCCCATAATAAAACCTTAGCCGCTCAATTGTGTAATGAACTCAGACAGTTTTTTCCCGATAACGCGGTAGAATATTTCATCAGTTATTACGATTACTACCAACCCGAGGCTTATATTCCGGTCAGTGATACCTATATTGAAAAGACTGCCTCGATTAATGATGAAATAGATATGTTGCGGCATTCTGCCACTCGTTCCCTGTTTGAGAGACGGGATGTGATTGTGGTAGCTTCTATTAGCTGTATATATGGCTTAGGAATGCCTTCAGAATACCTTAAAGCGGCGATTAGCTTACAGGTGGGAGAAGAAATCAACCAACGGCAATTATTGCGGGATTTAGTTTCTGTTCAGTATAGCCGCAATGATTTAGAGTTGCAACGAGGAAGATTCCGTCTTAGGGGGGATGTTTTAGAATTGGTTCCGGCTTATGAAGATCGGATTATTCGAGTAGAGTTTTTTGGGGATGAAATAGACGCTATTCGATATCTTGATCCCGTGACCGGACAAATTTTACACAGTTTAGATCGGATTAATGTTTACCCAGCGCGGCACTTTGTGACTCCGGATGATCAATTAGAAGCGGCTTGTCAGGCGATCGAATTAGAATTAGAGGAACGAGTCGAAGAATTAGAGAAACAAGGTAAACTTTTAGAGGCGCAAAGATTAGGACAGAGATGTCGTTATGATTTAGAACTCTTGCGGGAAGTGGGCTATTGTAATGGGGTAGAAAATTATTCCCGTCATTTAGCGGGAAGACAAGCCGGAGAACCCCCAGAATGTTTAATTGATTATTTCCCGAAAGATTGGTTATTAGTAATCGATGAATCTCATGTCACCGTGCCTCAAATTCGGGGAATGTATAACGGTGATCAATCTCGGAAAAAAGTCTTAATAGAACATGGGTTTCGCTTGCCGAGTGCGGCCGATAACCGACCTTTAAAAGCCGAGGAATTCTGGCAAAAAGTCAATCAATGTGTGTTTGTTTCTGCTACCCCTGGAGACTGGGAAATAGAACAATCTGAAGGAAGAGTCATGGAACAGATTATCCGTCCGACTGGGGTACTCGATCCGGAAATCTTCGTGCGTCCTACTGAAGGACAAGTGGATGATTTGTTAGGAGAAATAAAAGTTAGAGTTAAGCGCAATGAAAGGGTTTTAATTACCACGCTGACAAAACGCATGGCAGAAGATTTAACCGAATACTTCCAAGAGCGAGGGATAAAAGTCCAATATTTACACTCAGAAATTACTTCTATAGAACGAATAGAAATTTTACAAAATTTGAGGGAGGGAGAATTTGATGTATTAATCGGGGTAAACTTATTAAGAGAAGGATTAGACTTACCCGAAGTGTCTTTAGTGGCCATATTAGATGCAGATAAAGAAGGGTTTTTACGGGCAGAACGTTCTCTCATTCAAACCATCGGCAGGGCAGCGCGGCATATCCAAGGACAAGCCATTTTATATGGAGATAATTTAACCGATAGTATGCTCAAAGCGATGGAAGAAACCGAAAGACGACGGAACATACAAATAGCCTATAACAAACGTCATGGAATTACCCCTCAACCGATTATTAAACGCTCAAGTAATGCGATTTTATCTTTCTTAGATATATCCCGCCGCTTAAACGCCCAACAACTAGAACAAGTTTATGAACAAGCAGACGAATTACCCCTAGAAAAAGTCCCCGAATTGATCGGACAACTCGAAGACAAAATGAAAGAAGCCGCCAAAAAACTCGAATTTGAAGAAGCCGCCAAATACCGAGACAGAATACAACATCTAAGAGAAAAACTCCTAGGACATTAA
- a CDS encoding 4-hydroxy-3-methylbut-2-enyl diphosphate reductase — MDTKAFKRSLQQSENYHRKGFGHQEEAMGVMNSEYQSSLITEIRNNNYRITRGDVTIRLAEAFGFCWGVERAVAMSYETRQHFPSQRIWLTNEVIHNPSVNQRLREMKVEFIPVIEGQKDFSVVEGNDVVILPAFGASVSEMQLLNDKGCTIVDTTCPWVAKVWNSVEKHKKRSYTSIIHGKYKHEETVATSSFAGTYLIVLNMEQAEYVCNYILNGGDKQEFLAKFKKAYSAGFDPDVDLERIGIANQTTMLKSETEEIGKLFERTMLKKFGPTVLNEHFMSFNTICDATQERQDAMFDLVKEELDLMVVVGGFNSSNTTHLQEIPINEGIVSYHIDSASRIGPGNRIEHKPLLKDLEVKENWLPDGKVVIGVTSGASTPDIVVEQVLEKIFEIKALAAV; from the coding sequence ATGGATACAAAAGCCTTTAAACGCTCATTACAACAGTCAGAGAATTACCACCGCAAAGGATTCGGCCATCAAGAAGAAGCGATGGGGGTAATGAATAGCGAGTATCAGAGTTCTTTAATCACAGAGATTCGTAATAATAACTATAGAATAACTCGAGGAGATGTGACTATTCGTCTTGCTGAGGCGTTTGGGTTTTGTTGGGGGGTAGAACGTGCGGTAGCGATGTCTTATGAAACCCGTCAACATTTTCCCTCTCAACGCATCTGGTTAACCAACGAAGTCATACATAACCCTTCTGTGAACCAGCGCTTGCGGGAGATGAAAGTGGAATTTATTCCTGTAATTGAAGGTCAAAAAGATTTTAGCGTCGTTGAAGGAAATGATGTCGTTATTTTACCGGCTTTTGGCGCGAGTGTGAGTGAAATGCAACTGCTTAATGATAAAGGTTGCACCATTGTTGACACTACTTGTCCCTGGGTAGCTAAAGTTTGGAATTCAGTAGAAAAGCATAAAAAACGCAGTTATACTTCGATTATTCACGGCAAGTATAAGCATGAAGAAACGGTTGCGACCAGTTCTTTTGCAGGAACTTATTTAATTGTATTGAATATGGAACAGGCTGAATATGTCTGTAATTATATTCTTAATGGTGGGGATAAACAAGAGTTTTTAGCTAAGTTTAAAAAGGCTTATTCGGCGGGGTTTGATCCCGATGTGGATTTAGAAAGAATTGGGATTGCTAATCAAACGACCATGCTTAAGAGTGAAACCGAGGAGATTGGGAAACTCTTCGAGCGTACTATGTTGAAAAAGTTTGGCCCGACGGTTTTAAATGAGCATTTTATGAGTTTTAATACTATCTGTGATGCCACTCAAGAACGTCAGGATGCCATGTTCGATTTGGTTAAGGAAGAGTTAGATTTAATGGTGGTGGTTGGTGGGTTTAATTCTTCTAATACCACTCATTTACAAGAGATTCCTATTAATGAGGGAATTGTTTCTTATCATATTGATAGTGCTTCTCGGATAGGACCAGGTAACCGCATTGAACATAAGCCGCTCTTGAAAGATTTAGAAGTTAAGGAAAATTGGCTCCCTGATGGGAAGGTGGTTATTGGAGTGACTTCTGGCGCTTCTACTCCGGATATTGTGGTAGAACAGGTTCTTGAAAAGATTTTTGAGATTAAAGCTTTGGCGGCGGTTTAA
- a CDS encoding NACHT domain-containing protein, producing the protein MAIYLSTSPTKTKKTQKKNYRKRFELNIYVPLGLVERKQQQRRKKQEDPDREKVYQLEETVITKEYQHETFLTEIIGGTGQENKHIAITGEPGAGKTTLLYKIAAWIEEHQKGLPILISLAALEKQSLEDYLLNNWLKKAEEFISEEQRQDKTALQEALKKRFREGGVWLLLDGLDEMAVNSSGGVLTTIQQYLEDWINRARIILTSRLNVWDEQKSNPLSDFKTFRTLQFTDEQVTEFIEDWFENDLSPNPSPARRGELDNIVFQLQDKLKEPQYQSIQELIHNPLRLAMLCEVWSNNPGQLPDTKAQLYELYVRDYYREWKPEQHQISREKQQLLNRKLGELALQQLDSEVRFRILESRAYNVMGEELFKLACRVGWLNIVDREAATDEPVYAFYHPSFQEYFAATVIDDWDYFLTRKHKNKPAKGKLYRIFEAKWKEPFLLWLGRGDVKKEEKEAFINKLVTFNDGCGKWENKGMYDYRAYLLAAMGVREFKNCSQTKEIVTQIINWTFSNSPIKDLANATLVETERETAISAWEALIQTSQYEWTRAYAALGLGNIAPGNEKAISALVALISTSQDELTRAYAVESLGKIAPGNEKAISALEALISTSQDESTRRDAAESLGEIAPGNEKAISALEALISTSQDESTRRDAAESLGEIAPGNEKAISALEALISTSQDESTRRDAAESLGEIAPGNEKAISALEALISTSQDESTRRDAAESLGEIAPGNEKAISALEALISTSQDESTRRDAAESLGEIAPGNEKAISALEALISTSQDEWTRRDAAESLGKIAPGNEKAISALEALISTSQDEWTRRNAAESLKQILTKSEMAKAVTKLKNKPLEITWQLLRNFSFNKEAYEIFSHCAQTLPYPEFYQAWHKPRNPWIKPLIIILLSGSVAGTLIYTQSQTSHPPAPPIPQPEINSK; encoded by the coding sequence TTGGCAATCTATCTGTCAACAAGTCCTACAAAAACAAAAAAAACTCAGAAAAAAAATTACAGAAAGAGATTTGAATTAAATATTTATGTACCTTTAGGATTAGTAGAACGGAAACAGCAACAACGACGAAAAAAACAAGAAGATCCAGACCGAGAAAAAGTTTATCAACTCGAAGAAACTGTTATCACGAAAGAATATCAACATGAGACTTTTTTAACAGAAATTATCGGAGGAACTGGGCAGGAAAATAAACATATTGCTATTACTGGAGAACCCGGAGCCGGTAAAACTACTTTATTATATAAAATTGCGGCTTGGATTGAAGAACATCAAAAAGGGTTGCCGATTTTAATTTCTTTGGCGGCATTAGAAAAGCAATCTTTAGAAGACTATTTATTAAATAATTGGCTCAAAAAAGCTGAAGAATTTATCTCAGAAGAACAAAGACAAGATAAAACAGCATTACAAGAAGCATTAAAAAAACGTTTTCGAGAGGGCGGAGTCTGGTTATTATTAGATGGTTTAGATGAAATGGCCGTGAATTCATCGGGCGGAGTTTTGACGACAATTCAACAGTATTTAGAGGATTGGATAAATCGAGCCAGAATAATTTTAACCTCTCGTTTAAATGTTTGGGATGAGCAGAAAAGTAATCCGTTATCAGATTTTAAAACTTTTCGGACTTTACAGTTTACGGATGAACAAGTAACAGAATTTATTGAGGATTGGTTTGAAAATGACCTCTCCCCCAACCCCTCTCCTGCGAGGAGAGGGGAGCTAGATAATATAGTATTTCAATTACAAGATAAACTTAAAGAACCTCAATATCAATCTATCCAAGAATTGATTCATAATCCCCTGAGATTGGCAATGTTATGTGAAGTTTGGTCCAATAATCCAGGGCAATTACCCGATACAAAAGCCCAGTTATATGAGTTATATGTAAGAGATTATTATCGGGAATGGAAACCAGAACAGCATCAAATTAGTAGAGAAAAACAACAGCTATTAAATCGAAAGTTGGGAGAATTAGCGTTACAACAGCTTGATAGTGAGGTTAGATTTCGTATTCTGGAAAGTAGGGCTTATAATGTGATGGGTGAGGAATTATTTAAGTTAGCTTGTCGGGTGGGTTGGTTGAATATTGTTGATCGGGAAGCGGCAACAGATGAACCGGTTTATGCTTTTTATCATCCGAGTTTTCAAGAATATTTCGCCGCTACAGTTATTGATGATTGGGATTATTTTCTCACTCGTAAACACAAAAATAAACCTGCTAAAGGGAAACTATATCGCATTTTTGAGGCTAAATGGAAAGAACCTTTTTTGCTGTGGTTGGGACGAGGGGATGTAAAAAAAGAGGAAAAAGAGGCATTCATTAATAAGTTAGTGACGTTTAATGATGGATGCGGCAAATGGGAAAATAAAGGAATGTATGATTATCGAGCTTATTTGTTAGCCGCAATGGGAGTGAGGGAGTTTAAAAATTGCTCTCAGACTAAAGAAATTGTTACGCAGATAATAAACTGGACATTTAGTAATTCTCCTATAAAAGACTTAGCGAATGCAACTCTAGTAGAGACTGAGCGAGAAACAGCGATCTCCGCTTGGGAAGCCTTAATCCAAACCTCACAGTATGAATGGACTCGCGCTTATGCGGCACTCGGTTTAGGAAATATAGCTCCCGGCAACGAAAAAGCGATCTCCGCTTTGGTAGCCTTAATCTCTACCTCACAGGATGAATTGACTCGCGCTTATGCGGTAGAGAGTTTAGGAAAGATAGCTCCCGGCAACGAAAAAGCGATCTCCGCTTTGGAAGCCTTAATCTCTACCTCACAGGATGAATCGACTCGCCGTGATGCGGCAGAGAGTTTAGGAGAGATAGCTCCCGGCAACGAAAAAGCGATCTCCGCTTTGGAAGCCTTAATCTCTACCTCACAGGATGAATCGACTCGCCGTGATGCGGCAGAGAGTTTAGGAGAGATAGCTCCCGGCAACGAAAAAGCGATCTCCGCTTTGGAAGCCTTAATCTCTACCTCACAGGATGAATCGACTCGCCGTGATGCGGCAGAGAGTTTAGGAGAGATAGCTCCCGGCAACGAAAAAGCGATCTCCGCTTTGGAAGCCTTAATCTCTACCTCACAGGATGAATCGACTCGCCGTGATGCGGCAGAGAGTTTAGGAGAGATAGCTCCCGGCAACGAAAAAGCGATCTCCGCTTTGGAAGCCTTAATCTCTACCTCACAGGATGAATCGACTCGCCGTGATGCGGCAGAGAGTTTAGGAGAGATAGCTCCCGGCAACGAAAAAGCGATCTCCGCTTTGGAAGCCTTAATCTCTACCTCACAGGATGAATGGACTCGCCGTGATGCGGCAGAGAGTTTAGGAAAGATAGCTCCCGGCAACGAAAAAGCGATCTCCGCTTTGGAAGCCTTAATCTCTACCTCACAGGATGAATGGACTCGCCGTAATGCGGCAGAGAGTTTAAAACAAATATTGACAAAATCTGAGATGGCAAAAGCTGTTACCAAGCTGAAAAATAAGCCATTAGAAATAACTTGGCAACTTTTGCGTAATTTTAGTTTTAACAAAGAGGCTTACGAAATTTTCTCGCATTGCGCCCAAACCCTACCTTATCCCGAATTCTATCAAGCCTGGCACAAGCCCCGCAACCCTTGGATCAAGCCATTAATTATTATCTTGCTCAGTGGAAGTGTAGCAGGAACTCTCATCTATACCCAATCTCAAACCTCTCACCCACCAGCGCCGCCTATTCCCCAACCTGAGATTAATTCAAAATGA
- a CDS encoding SDR family oxidoreductase, which produces MSATKKIAVVTGANRGLGFEASRQLAKNGIHVVLTSRDEDKGIAAAEKLQSEKLKVTYHPLDVTNPDSIELLGKFIKDQFGRLDILVNNAGVLIGSAEDSSVLNAKIDTIRKSMETNVYGPLLVSQTLIPIMRVHNYGRVVNVSSGMGQLTNMGGGYPGYRLSKTSINAVTRILADELKGTNILVNSACPGWVKTEMGGPDATRTPQQGADTIVWLAMLPDGSPSGGFYRDRKLLPW; this is translated from the coding sequence ATGAGTGCTACTAAAAAAATAGCAGTTGTCACTGGTGCTAACCGAGGGTTAGGGTTTGAAGCCAGTCGTCAACTCGCCAAAAACGGAATTCACGTGGTTTTGACAAGTCGGGATGAAGACAAAGGAATAGCGGCGGCAGAAAAGCTACAATCAGAAAAACTCAAGGTGACTTATCATCCTCTCGATGTCACTAACCCTGACAGTATTGAATTATTAGGCAAGTTTATCAAGGATCAATTTGGACGTTTAGACATCTTGGTGAACAATGCAGGGGTTTTGATTGGTTCTGCTGAGGATAGCAGTGTATTGAATGCTAAGATAGACACCATCAGAAAATCGATGGAAACGAATGTCTATGGTCCGTTACTGGTAAGCCAGACATTAATACCCATCATGAGGGTGCATAATTATGGAAGGGTGGTTAATGTGTCTTCAGGCATGGGACAGTTAACTAATATGGGTGGGGGATATCCAGGTTATCGACTCTCGAAAACTTCTATTAATGCCGTGACCCGGATTTTAGCAGATGAATTGAAAGGTACAAATATATTAGTTAATTCGGCCTGTCCAGGTTGGGTAAAGACGGAAATGGGAGGCCCTGATGCAACCCGTACCCCTCAACAGGGAGCAGATACTATTGTCTGGTTGGCGATGCTTCCGGATGGTTCGCCGAGTGGAGGGTTTTACCGCGATAGGAAGCTTCTTCCTTGGTAA
- a CDS encoding M15 family metallopeptidase, which yields MSIASVKPYQTLLIEECGEPLVPIPLNLFAVESPHPYEKLGADYGGKSPYFLRQGVLEALINAQRNLQKDYPRWHILIFDAYRPVSVQQFMVDYTFATVLQERRLTENNLSPQQRQEIWQEVYKIWAVANDNPATPPPHSTGAAVDITLVDATGKPIDMGGDIDELSDRSHPLYYANSTMAQEQDYHTHRELLHQVMRAAGFRRHLGEWWHFSLGDQMWAWLYNQEQPLQPVIARYGGV from the coding sequence ATGAGTATAGCTTCAGTTAAACCCTATCAGACTCTCTTGATAGAAGAATGTGGAGAACCCTTGGTTCCTATTCCTTTAAATTTATTTGCGGTAGAATCTCCTCATCCCTATGAAAAGTTGGGAGCCGACTATGGGGGAAAATCTCCTTATTTTCTACGTCAAGGAGTGCTAGAAGCTTTAATTAATGCTCAGAGGAATTTACAAAAAGATTATCCTCGTTGGCATATTCTTATTTTTGATGCCTATCGTCCTGTATCGGTTCAACAGTTTATGGTGGATTATACTTTTGCTACTGTATTACAAGAAAGACGATTAACAGAAAATAATTTATCTCCCCAACAACGTCAAGAGATTTGGCAAGAAGTCTATAAAATTTGGGCAGTTGCTAATGATAATCCTGCGACTCCTCCTCCTCATAGTACCGGTGCGGCTGTGGATATTACGCTAGTTGATGCTACCGGAAAGCCTATTGATATGGGGGGCGATATTGATGAACTTTCAGACCGTTCTCATCCCCTTTATTACGCTAATTCTACTATGGCTCAAGAACAAGATTATCATACTCATAGAGAGTTATTACATCAAGTGATGAGAGCGGCTGGTTTTCGTCGTCATTTGGGGGAGTGGTGGCATTTTTCTCTAGGGGATCAAATGTGGGCTTGGTTGTATAATCAAGAACAGCCGCTACAACCGGTTATCGCTCGTTATGGTGGAGTGTAG
- a CDS encoding DNA-directed RNA polymerase subunit omega: MQKRHNFDSSHIMYRAEELMRHASNRYRITVQVANRAKRRRYEEFDNIDDPMMKPSIRAIIEMSDEISQDDIISD, from the coding sequence ATGCAAAAACGACATAACTTTGATTCTTCTCATATCATGTACCGTGCTGAGGAGCTTATGAGGCACGCTTCTAACCGCTATCGCATTACCGTACAAGTGGCTAATCGTGCTAAACGTCGTCGCTATGAAGAATTTGACAATATTGATGATCCCATGATGAAGCCTTCGATTCGTGCCATCATTGAAATGTCAGATGAAATCTCTCAGGATGATATCATTAGTGACTAA
- a CDS encoding M14 family metallopeptidase — protein sequence MLVPPFDFSHYYTYEELVKFLHQMAESYPHLIKLEVIGQSYAKRDIWLATLTSQDSGLPLEKPGYWIDGNTHAGEVTGSAIVLYIIHHLLTQYKQDPQVTRLLNDYTVYVLPRIAVDGAEKYLTTPYRLRSSIRPYPYSEGREGLYLEDINGDGLILQMRLKDDCGGWKVAPEDPRIMIPREPDEFGGTYYTLLPEGLIRNYDGYNVKLAPTYEGLDFNRNYPAEWVPEGEQKGAGSFPFSEPETRAEAEFWSQHPNINGFMTYHTSGAVILRPYSTEPDDHFPYEDLEIYQLIGEKGTNLTGYECVSVYHDFRDHPTKVTHGAMDDYCYDHFGWFGFTVELWDAPTQAGVKKEHYVKWDDRHPLSDDLKLMQWNDEKLAGKGFIPWQPFQHPQLGEVEIGGWNFKQVWQNAPVEYLPELCEKQCRFAISHALMCPRLAIARTDLTHHGGDIYHLVLQLENQGFLPTYTSEKARKRKSVQPIQVSLSLGEGVSLVSGEKEQEIGHLEGRSNKAFSNVAKGYDYRCTVEWVIKGVSGSEIEVIAKAQRAGTVRKKISF from the coding sequence ATGTTAGTACCTCCTTTTGATTTTAGCCATTACTACACCTACGAGGAATTGGTGAAATTTCTACATCAGATGGCTGAATCTTACCCTCATCTCATTAAATTAGAAGTCATTGGCCAAAGTTATGCCAAGCGAGACATCTGGTTAGCGACCCTCACGAGTCAAGATAGCGGCTTACCCCTAGAAAAACCCGGTTACTGGATCGATGGTAACACTCATGCCGGAGAAGTGACCGGCTCAGCAATTGTTCTTTATATTATTCATCATCTGCTCACTCAATATAAGCAAGACCCTCAAGTTACTCGCCTACTAAATGATTATACGGTTTATGTCCTTCCCCGTATCGCCGTTGATGGTGCCGAAAAGTATTTAACCACTCCCTACCGTCTGCGATCGAGTATTCGTCCTTATCCTTATAGCGAGGGGCGAGAGGGACTTTATCTAGAAGATATTAATGGAGATGGGTTAATTTTACAAATGCGGCTCAAGGATGACTGCGGTGGGTGGAAAGTAGCACCCGAAGATCCCCGTATTATGATCCCTCGAGAACCGGATGAATTTGGCGGCACTTATTACACCCTGTTACCCGAAGGATTAATCCGCAATTATGACGGGTATAATGTTAAACTTGCCCCCACTTATGAAGGATTAGATTTTAACCGGAATTATCCGGCCGAATGGGTTCCCGAAGGAGAACAAAAAGGGGCGGGTTCTTTTCCTTTTTCTGAACCAGAAACCCGCGCAGAAGCAGAATTTTGGTCACAGCATCCTAATATTAATGGCTTTATGACTTATCATACTTCGGGTGCGGTGATTTTACGCCCTTATAGTACCGAACCGGATGATCATTTTCCTTATGAAGATTTAGAAATTTATCAACTGATCGGCGAAAAAGGCACAAATTTAACGGGTTATGAATGTGTTTCGGTTTATCATGACTTTCGTGATCATCCCACAAAAGTAACTCATGGGGCGATGGATGATTATTGTTATGATCATTTTGGTTGGTTTGGTTTTACCGTAGAATTGTGGGACGCTCCCACCCAAGCCGGCGTTAAAAAAGAACATTATGTTAAATGGGATGATCGACATCCCCTCAGTGATGACCTGAAGTTGATGCAATGGAATGATGAAAAATTAGCCGGAAAAGGCTTTATTCCTTGGCAACCTTTTCAACATCCTCAGTTAGGTGAAGTAGAAATCGGCGGATGGAATTTTAAACAAGTTTGGCAAAATGCCCCCGTCGAATATTTACCTGAGTTGTGTGAAAAGCAATGTCGTTTTGCCATTTCTCACGCCCTGATGTGTCCCCGTCTTGCTATCGCGCGCACTGATTTAACCCATCATGGGGGAGATATTTATCATCTGGTGTTACAGTTAGAAAATCAGGGTTTTTTACCCACTTATACCAGTGAAAAAGCGCGAAAAAGAAAAAGCGTTCAACCTATTCAAGTAAGTTTGTCTTTAGGCGAAGGGGTAAGTCTAGTCAGTGGGGAAAAAGAACAAGAAATTGGCCATCTCGAAGGACGGTCTAATAAAGCCTTTAGTAATGTAGCAAAAGGTTATGATTATCGTTGTACAGTAGAATGGGTAATTAAAGGAGTATCGGGCAGTGAAATCGAGGTAATTGCTAAAGCCCAAAGAGCCGGTACAGTGAGAAAAAAAATTAGTTTTTGA